In the Breoghania sp. genome, GCCTGCCGCGAAGCCGGGATCGCCTTTATCGGCCCGTCGGCGGAAACCATGCGCAAGCTTGGCGACAAGGCGAGCGCGCGCAAGATCGCGATCGCGGCCGATGTGCCCGTCATTCCGGCGTCTGAAGTCCTCGACGATGATATGGACGCCGCGCGCAAGGTTGCCGCCGAGATCGGCTATCCCTTGATGCTCAAGGCCTCCTGGGGCGGTGGCGGTCGCGGCATGCGCCCGATCTACGGCCCGGAGGAGCTAGAGGACAAGGTGCGCGAAGGACGGCGCGAGGCCGAGGCCGCATTCGGCAACGGCGAGGGCTATCTGGAAAAGATGATCATCCGCGCCCGCCACGTGGAAGTGCAGCTTCTGGGCGACAAGCAGGGCAACATCTATCACCTGTGGGAGCGCGACTGCTCGGTGCAGCGGCGCAACCAGAAGGTCGTGGAGCGCGCGCCCGCGCCCTACCTGAGCGATGCCCAGCGCGCGGAAGTGTGCGAACTGGGCCGCCGCATCGCGGCCCATGTGGGATATGAATGTGCGGGCACGGCCGAGTTCCTGATGGATATGGAAAGCGGCAATTTCTACTTCATCGAGGTGAACCCGCGCATTCAGGTGGAACACACGGTCACGGAAGAGATCACCGGCATCGATATCGTGCGTGCCCAGATCCTGCTTGCGGAAGGAAAATGCCTGGCGGAGGCAACCGGCAAGGCGAGCCAGAAGGCGGTGACGCATAACGGGCATGCCATCCAGTGCCGGATCACCACGGAAGACCCGACCAACAATTTCATTCCCGACTATGGCCGCATCTCCGCCTATCGCGGGGCGACCGGGCTCGGGGTGCGCCTTGATGGCGGTACGGCCTATTCGGGCGCGGTGATCACCCGCTACTATGACAGCCTGCTTGAAAAGGTGACGGCCTGGGCGCCGACGCCGGAGGCGGCGATCGCGCGCATGGACCGCGCGCTTCGCGAGTTCCGAATCCGCGGGGTTTCCACGAATATCGACTTCGTGATCAACCTGCTGCGCCACCCAACCTTCCTGAACGACGCCTATACGACGCGCTTCATCGACGAGACGCCCTCGTTGTTCGATTTCAAGCCGCGCCGTGACCGGGCGACCAAGATCCTGCACTACATCGCGGATATCTCGGTCAACGGGCACCCGGAAACCGAAGGCCGCTACAAGCCGCTTCCCGATGCGCGGGTCGCGGTCGCCCCTGAGTGCCGGGTGGAAACGCCGGTTCCCGGCACACGCCAGATTTTCGCGGAACGTGGGGCCAAGGGGCTGGCGGACTGGATGCTGGAGCAGAAGCGCCTGCTCATCACCGATACCGCCATGCGTGACGGTCACCAGTCATTGCTCGCCACCCGCATGCGCTCCTTCGACATGAAGCAGGTGGCGCCTGCCTATGCGGCGAACCTGCCGGAACTCTTCTCGGTGGAATGCTGGGGTGGCGCGACCTTCGATGTCGCCTATCGATTCTTGCAGGAAAATCCCTGGCAGCGCCTGCGCGATCTGCGCGCGCGGATGCCGAACCTGCTGATCCAGATGCTGCTGCGCGGCTCCAACGGCGTCGGCTACACCAATTATCCCGACAACGTGGTGCAGGGCTTCGTTCTGCAGGCCGCCAAGTCGGGCGTCGATCTCTTCCGTGTCTTCGACAGTCTCAACTGGGTGGAGAACATGCGCGTCTCCATCGATGCGGTGCTGGAATCGGGCCGCATCTGCGAAGGCGCGATCTGTTACACCGGGGACATCGACAATCCGGCGCGCTCCAAATACGACCTGAAATACTATGTCGACATGGCGCGTGAGCTGCGCGATGCGGGCGTGCATATCCTCGGTCTGAAGGACATGGCTGGCCTGTTGAAGCCCGCCGCCGCGGTCTCCTTGATCCGGGCGCTGAAGGAAGAGGTCGGCCTGCCGATCCATCTCCACACGCATGACACCGCCGGTATCGCTTGCGCGACGATCCTGGCGGCGGCCCATGCCGGTGTCGATGCCGTCGATTGCGCCATGGATTCGCTCTCCGGCAATACCTCACAGGCAACGCTTGGCACGATCGTGGAAGCCCTTGAGCGCGGTGAACGCGAGACCGGGCTCGACGTGGATGCCATCCGCGAGATCTCCAATTACTGGGAGGCTGTGCGCGCCTATTACGTGGCTTTCGAAAGCGGCATGCAGGCCCCGGCTTCCGAGGTCTATCTGCACGAGATGCCGGGCGGCCAGTTCACCAACCTGAAGGCGCAGGCCCGCTCCATGGGGCTTGAAGAGCGCTGGCACGATGTCGCCAAGACCTATGCCGAGGTCAACCAGATGTTCGGCGATATCGTGAAGGTCACGCCATCTTCCAAGGTGGTCGGCGACATGGCCCTGATGATGGTCAGCCAGGGGCTGACGCGTGCCGAAGTGGAGGATCCCAATCGGGACATTTCCTTCCCCGACAGTGTCGTGGACATGATGCGCGGCAATCTCGGCCGGCCGGCCGGCGGCTTCCCGGAAGCCCTGCAGAAGAAAATCCTCAAGGGCGAGACGCCGCTCGACGTGCGTCCCGGCCTCAAGCTTCCCCCGGTGGATTTCGAGGTCAAGCGCCGCGAGGCGTCCGAGGCTGCGGGCGGTGTTGCCATCAACAACGAGGAACTCAACGCCTATCTGATGTATCCGAAGGTGTTTGCGGACTATCGCAGGAAGTTCGAGGAAATCGGTCCGGTGCGTGTCTTGCCGACGCCCACATTCTTCTATGGCATGGAAGAGGGCGAGGAGATCAGCGTTGAGCTCGACCCGGGCAAGACCCTGGAAATCCGCTGCCTTGCGATCACCGATTCCGACGATCACGGCAATGCCAAGGTGTTCTTCGAGCTCAACGGCCAGCCGCGCCTCATTCGCGTCGCCGACCGGCGCAAGGGGGCAAGCGCCGTCGTCCAGAAGGCCAAGGCGCAGGATGGCAATCCAAATCAGGTTGGCGCGCCGATGCCGGGTGCGGTGGCCTCCATCGGCATCAAGGTCGGAAGCAAGGTGAAGGAGGGGGATCTGCTGCTCACCATCGAGGCGATGAAGATGGAAACCGGCATTCACGCACAGCGCGATGCGGTTGTCAGAGCCATCCATGTCACGCCGGGCGAACAGATCGACGCCAAGGACCTGCTGGTCGAATTCGAGCCGGTTACCGTGGAGGCCTGAACAGGCTTTCGCGCAAAGGCTGCAAGCTCAATCGGCCCCGAAAGCAGAAAGCGCTTTCGGGGCCGGTCGCGTCTTGGGGCTATTGCAGCTTCTTGAGGATCCGCAAGAGTGTGCTGCGCTCGGTCGCGGTGAGGGGGGCCAGCGTATCTGTCGATATCTCCAGGCCCAGCTTCGCGTTGTGGCGGAAATGCTCCGCCCCTTCCTTGCTCAGAGAGACGATCTGTCGGCGCCTGTCATTGGGGTCGCGGGCCGTCTCGACCAGGCCTCGTGCGCGCAGGCGGTCCACCACGCCCTTGGTCGTGGCGACATCGAGACCGGCATGGCGACCGAGCTGGTTTTGTGAAACCGAGCCCAGTTCATCGAGCCGCGCCATGACGGCGAACTGTGTCGGTGTCAGGCCGGACTGCATTTTTTCCGAGAATATCATGGCATTGCGCTGGTAGGCCTTGCGCAGCAGGTATCCGATCTGCTCGTCGAGCACATATCCGTGCTCGCGCGTTGCCGGTTTCTCGGTTGTCTTGTTGTCTGTGTTATTGGGCACGATCTCTCCGATGCCATGCGTGGGCCGGGGCATTGTCGCGCGTCATACCTATCTCGTCCATTGTGTCAGGCGTCGCGCGGTGAGATGGGCCGCCCCCTAGACAGAAAGATAGGCATCGCGGATCTCGGGTCGATCCTCCAGATCGCCGAAAGACCCGTCGAACTTCTTTTCTCCCCCCTCGATGATCACGGCTCGGTCGGCCACGATCTTTGCAAAATGCAGGTTCTGTTCGGAGATGATGACCGTCAGGCCCTCCTGCTTGAACTTCAGGATCGTGCTGGCCATCTGCTCCACGATGATGGGGGCGATGCCTTCGGAGGGCTCATCGAGGAGCAACAGGCGCGGATTTCCCATCAGGGTGCGGGCGATGGTCAGCATCTGCTGTTCGCCGCCCGACATGGCCTTGCCCGGCGCGTTGCGGCGCTCCCACAGGTTCGGAAAGAGCTTGAAGAGATCGTCCTCGCTCCAGAAGGGCGTTCCCGCGCGCCGAGCCTGCCGGCCCACTTCCAGGTTTTCCAGGATCGTCAGGTTGGTGAAGATGCGCCGTTCTTCCGGCACGTAGCCGAGGCCGAGGCGGGCGACCTTGTGCGACGGCAGGCCGGTGATCTCCCTGCCGCAGAAGCGGACATGGCCGGAGCGCGGGCGCACGAGCTGCATGATC is a window encoding:
- a CDS encoding pyruvate carboxylase; protein product: MSEFSKILIANRGEIAIRVMRAANELGKKTVAVYAQEDKLSLHRFKADEAYRIGEGLGPVAAYLSIPEIIRVARLSGADAIHPGYGLLSENPALVDACREAGIAFIGPSAETMRKLGDKASARKIAIAADVPVIPASEVLDDDMDAARKVAAEIGYPLMLKASWGGGGRGMRPIYGPEELEDKVREGRREAEAAFGNGEGYLEKMIIRARHVEVQLLGDKQGNIYHLWERDCSVQRRNQKVVERAPAPYLSDAQRAEVCELGRRIAAHVGYECAGTAEFLMDMESGNFYFIEVNPRIQVEHTVTEEITGIDIVRAQILLAEGKCLAEATGKASQKAVTHNGHAIQCRITTEDPTNNFIPDYGRISAYRGATGLGVRLDGGTAYSGAVITRYYDSLLEKVTAWAPTPEAAIARMDRALREFRIRGVSTNIDFVINLLRHPTFLNDAYTTRFIDETPSLFDFKPRRDRATKILHYIADISVNGHPETEGRYKPLPDARVAVAPECRVETPVPGTRQIFAERGAKGLADWMLEQKRLLITDTAMRDGHQSLLATRMRSFDMKQVAPAYAANLPELFSVECWGGATFDVAYRFLQENPWQRLRDLRARMPNLLIQMLLRGSNGVGYTNYPDNVVQGFVLQAAKSGVDLFRVFDSLNWVENMRVSIDAVLESGRICEGAICYTGDIDNPARSKYDLKYYVDMARELRDAGVHILGLKDMAGLLKPAAAVSLIRALKEEVGLPIHLHTHDTAGIACATILAAAHAGVDAVDCAMDSLSGNTSQATLGTIVEALERGERETGLDVDAIREISNYWEAVRAYYVAFESGMQAPASEVYLHEMPGGQFTNLKAQARSMGLEERWHDVAKTYAEVNQMFGDIVKVTPSSKVVGDMALMMVSQGLTRAEVEDPNRDISFPDSVVDMMRGNLGRPAGGFPEALQKKILKGETPLDVRPGLKLPPVDFEVKRREASEAAGGVAINNEELNAYLMYPKVFADYRRKFEEIGPVRVLPTPTFFYGMEEGEEISVELDPGKTLEIRCLAITDSDDHGNAKVFFELNGQPRLIRVADRRKGASAVVQKAKAQDGNPNQVGAPMPGAVASIGIKVGSKVKEGDLLLTIEAMKMETGIHAQRDAVVRAIHVTPGEQIDAKDLLVEFEPVTVEA
- a CDS encoding MarR family transcriptional regulator; the encoded protein is MPNNTDNKTTEKPATREHGYVLDEQIGYLLRKAYQRNAMIFSEKMQSGLTPTQFAVMARLDELGSVSQNQLGRHAGLDVATTKGVVDRLRARGLVETARDPNDRRRQIVSLSKEGAEHFRHNAKLGLEISTDTLAPLTATERSTLLRILKKLQ
- a CDS encoding ABC transporter ATP-binding protein, which translates into the protein MSEEPMLEIGGLNSFYGKAHILNDLAFSVKRGEVVALLGRNGAGKTTTMKSIMQLVRPRSGHVRFCGREITGLPSHKVARLGLGYVPEERRIFTNLTILENLEVGRQARRAGTPFWSEDDLFKLFPNLWERRNAPGKAMSGGEQQMLTIARTLMGNPRLLLLDEPSEGIAPIIVEQMASTILKFKQEGLTVIISEQNLHFAKIVADRAVIIEGGEKKFDGSFGDLEDRPEIRDAYLSV